A window of Maioricimonas rarisocia genomic DNA:
CGTTCTGCTCAGCGAGCGTCAGTCCCAGGTTCAGCCACGCACCTGCGCTTTCCGGCCGGAGTGCTACGGCCGTGTGGAAGAAGCGGAGCGACGCTTCTGGCCGATTCACCTGGCTGGACGAGAACAGGTAGCCGAGCGAGTGGTTCCCCCAGAAGTCATCGGGCCGGACCAGATTCAACCGCATCAACAACCGGATTGCGTCGTCCTTGAAACCGGCCCGCGAAAGGGCCCGCGCCATGTGGATCAGCAGCGGTGGGGTATGCGGGGCGACGTCGACGGCCGCCGCAAGTTGCCGCAATCGGGGGTGATCCGACTCCGCGATCGCCCGCCGCACATCATTTCGCCACGGATCAGAATCGACAGCCGCCAGCACAGTCAGAAGCCAGTCCTCATCGCCAGGTTCTGCGTCGACGATGTGACTCAGACACAGATCCAGCGAGGAGATCCGAGTCTCCTGCACGGCGGTTGGCAGACTCAGAATCGATGCACCGGCCTCGCTGACGGGCGTGCCGCCAATCACCAGGCCCAGCTCTGCGAGCGCCTCCGATGTCCGTGCGAAGATCCTGTCGCCACGGAACTTCGCCGATTCGACGTTGACCTCGGATGCTGCCAGACGAATGGCGTCGAAGCGGGCCGCGAACTGTTGATCGCGCTCATCAGCGTCCAGGTCGCGATTCAATTCGTCGAGCTGCTCGAGGAGTACGGGAGGGATCCGATGGGAATCCTGTTCGACCAGCGACTCCGCCCGCCGCTGCGCGGAACGCGCGGACGCAATGGCTGAGGCCCACTCCTGTGAACGGTCCGCCAGCTTCCATGATTGCTCGCGCAGGAGATACGCATTCTCGATCGCATCTTCGATTCCCAGTTGCAGGCGGGAAAGCCGCTCCGCCTGCTCTGCCGCATCGCGAATCGCTTCCGCCCGACGGTTTCCACGATCGTTGACGAACCAGATGGTCGCCAAGAACACCCCCAGAACCAGCGTCAGGATCGAGGCCAGCAGGCCGGCGGTGCTGGGGTTCCGCCGACACCATCGCCACGACCGCTCGATGCGTCCGACCGGACGCGCCGTAATGGGCTGGCCTGACCGCCATCGTTCCAGGTCGGCTCTCAGTGACTCCGCCGTGAGATACCTCCTGTGCGGCTGCTTCTGCAGACACTTCAGGCAGATTGTTTCGAGGTCGGCAGGTACTTTCGGGTTCAGCAGGCGAGGAGAGGCGGGCTCTGACTCGATGAGCTGTTGAATGGTCTGGACCGAGGACTCTCCCTTGAAAGGAGGCCGCCCCGTCAAGAGTTCGTACAGAATCACGCCCAGGGAATAGACGTCGCTGGCCGGACCAATCAGCCCGCGCCGGCCCTGCGCCTGCTCGGGCGACATGTAGGAGGGAGTGCCCAGTACCTGCCCGGTCCGCGTCAGGTCGCTGTCTCCCTCGACGCGCATCGCCAGACCGAAATCTGTGATATGGATGCGGTCGGCCGCATCAACCAGCACATTGGACGGTTTGAGATCACGATGCAACGTCCCCTGCTCATGGGCGTACTGGACTGCTGCGGCGATGGACTGTACGTACTCTGCCGCCTTGCGGGCGGGCAGCGGATTCTCGCGAACGATCTCCGCCAGGCTGCGTCCCTCGATGTAGTCCATCGAAAAGTAGTGGTGGTCGTCGTGCCGGCCGACTTCGTGAACGGCCACGATGGACGGGTGCCGCAGATTGCCGGCCGCCTCGGCTTCGGTTTTGAACCGTTCGATGTCCTCGTCACTGGCGAGATGCCCGGAGAGGATCATCTTGATCGCGACGGTGCGGTTGAGGCTGGTCTGCCGCGCCTTGTAGATCACCCCCATTCCGCCGCGGGCAATCTCGTCGAGGAGTTCGTAGTCGCCGAAGTACCGGACCTTCGGCGGGACAAACCGGCGCCGGGGCGGTTCGCCCGCAATCCCGGCCAGGTCGTGTACATGGTCGCGGTCGGCAAGGAATTCGCGCAGCCCGTCCGCGAGTTCGGGGTGATCAGCCAGCAACGCGTCGGTCGTCGGGGCTTCACCCGCCTCTTCAGCGTGCAGGTACCCGGCAATGACCTCATCGAGTCGCTGAGAATCGCCCGGGGCGTCGTTCATCGGTTGTTCTCCCCACGAGGGAGATGTGGCTCGAACAGTTCGAGGCGCTGCGCAATCAAGGATACCGATTCTCTCAATTCGAAGCGCGGAGATCCGGACAATTGAGTAAGCCCGAGCAACCGCCGTCCATGAGCGTCAGAACGTTCCTGCTCAGGTCTCCCGACTGCGTCCATACTCCCTACTGCCGGCGACCGATCTTTTCAGGATACTTGTTATTCAGACTCTCCTGGTGAATGGCGGTGTCCGCGCCTCGGGGACTCACCGTGATCTCCCCCAGTGCGTCGAACATGCCGTTCGCTTCTCCACTTTCCCCGTTGACCAGGTCCCAGATCAGGCAATCAGGTTTCCCGCCATCAACAGTAACGGTCGCCCGCAGCAGGTGGTCGTTGGTATTGAGCGGCGCCTGGCGGTGATCGGCCAGCATCAGGACGAAACCGGCGATCCCGGAGGCCGCATTCTGGCGGGGCAACGCGGCGCCGAAGATCGGCTCGTAGCTGACCGGTTCGCTGCGGGCGGGATAGACGTCAAGAAATCCTCGCGCCGTCTGATTGCGGTTCAGGCCGATCCGCGCCTCGAAACCGACAATGTTGCTCGGCGGCAGCGGCTCCACCGGTTGTGCCGGAGTGTCGATCAACACCCTCGCATCAAGCTGCCCGTAGTCCACAGGGCTGCAGGCCCGCCCTCCTTTGGACCTGGCGATGCTGCCGTCAGCAGCAAACGGGGGCGGAAGCATACTGTCGAACAGACGATCGCCGGCAAAGTCCCACACGAGCACGTTCGGGTCGTATGCCGCCGGCTGGACGACGGCCGCAACAATGTCATCCGGTCCGATCTGCCGGTCGATCACGGGGACGAACGTCAGGACGACTCCGTCCGTGCGGCGGTCAATGGTTCCCCACACCGTCTCCAGCCGCAGGACGTCGCCGTCCGGAGAGGAGAACTCCACGAACGATCCTTCCTTCGCCTGATGATTGGGGCAGACACCAATCCGCGCCTCGAAACCGAACTCGACGCCGTCAACTACCAGGACCTGAAACGGAGCGCGAATCTCGATTGGCGGCGCGGCGTGTGACCAGGTGGGCCACAGGCAGGCGGCACAGGCAATCAAGAATGTTATTGAGCAGGGCAGTCGTTTCATGACGGTTTCCCCCTTCTGAGAAGCGACGACTTGTGGACGTTTGAATGGTGGGTCATCGGGCTCCGGTCATTGGGGAAGCGGTGACGTCGAGGCTGCTGTCACACTCACGGCACCGGAGCCGATGTCCGATCCTTCGATTCCTGCGGCCGGGTCCCCGCAGTCGGGAATATCGATCCGGAACGGTCCGTGCGGACCCGCGTTCGCCTCGAACATGAAGTCGCCGAAACAGGTGTCCGGTGAATTGCCATCGGGAGGAACCACATCCACTGCTGCAACGCCCGCCAGGTGCAACTGAAGACGCTTGCGGCCGACGTAAGGCCGCACAGTCGCGGCGGCCGCAACACCGTCCACGCGGACCAGATCGCCATCCTCCCGATTCGCCAGTAGCGACAGGCGGCCGATTGCCCTCCCCTCATCGCCGATGGCAGCGGCAGCCTGAAAGGCGGACTCGACCGTGGTCCCTTCCCCCAATGCGACCACCAGTTGTTCGGGCTCGAACTTGCCAATGGTGTTGCCTCCGGAGAAAGCCATCCCTGAGACTGCGACAACACCCTGCCGGCCCAGATCCAACTCGATCGAAACCGTGTCGTCTGAGACCGTCGCGATCGCCGGAACACGTGGATACCGACGGCCCCGGTGCAGCTTTACGTTCGCGGTCCCCGACAGTTCCGCCCGCAGCGGCAGGCCCGTCTCACCATGCCAGCGAACCTGTTCCACCGCCAACTCGACCTTCTCGATCGCGGTTCCCCCAGGTTCGAAGTCGATCTGCAACATTCCGATTGCGGCCGCATTGCTGTCCGGACCGGCGGCGGCAGCAACAGCGTATTCGAACTGAACGCCGGTCCGTGGCTCTTCGGCCACGCCGGCGCCGACCACGACAAGTGTCTCAGCCACAACCAGACCGGCGCTGGCCGACGTGCAGCCGAGTGTGATTGCCGTCAGTAGCGTGAGGCGAAGCATGGAACTGGCTCCAGGATGATGGACACGGTCATTTGCCGGGGAGCAGGACGGTGTGAATCAACTCCCGCTACTGAGCTGGACGACACGCGTGTCGTCACAAACCGCGCCAATCTGAAGAAACCGGTCTTTCGGGCAGAACTCGTTCCCCGGATTGGCCGGACGACGGCTCACATTCCGGTGTCCGGCTCCTGGAGCAGCTCGCGGAGACGTTTCAGGCCCCGCCGCAGCAGGCCGGCAACGGATGGGCTCGTGCGTTCCATCCGTTGGGCCAATTCGGAGATGGGGCAACCGTGGATGTGGTGTAGCTCGATTGCCTCGCGCTGGTCCTCGGGCAGCTCACCCAAGGCCCAGGCCAGCCGCATGAGTTGCTCGCTGCGAACGGCCCTGCCGCTGGGCGAGGTCTGCATCGCGATCAGCCAGTCTTCCAGCCGCGTGCAGGAGTCATCCAGGTCCGCACTGAGCGCACGCTCCCGGTCGATGTCCCGTCGCTCGCGATGGAGTCCGCGAAAGGCGTCGGCCAGATTGTTGGCCAGGATCCGCCGCAACCAGGCAGCCAGTTCGGCATCATTGACGCCGCGGAACTGGTCCCGCTTCTGGTAGGCGGCGAACAACGTGTCATTGACCACGTCGGACGGATCCAGCTTTCGCCGATGCCGGTCGCCGATCTGCATCCGCGCCAGCAACGTCAGATAGTGACGGAACCGTTCCAGACGCTCGGGAGTGGGCGGGTGTGACGGCATCGTCAGTTCCGGACGAGTCGTTGACGGACGAAGGCGTTGGAACGTGATCGGACTATCCAGCCAGCGTCTGCGCTGCCCGGCCGGACGTCTTTCGACAGTCGGTGCAGGGTTTGCGGCGCAGCGACAGTTCTCAAGGACACATCGTACCATGGACGTCAGCGTCGGACGCGTGATTCAGGCGCGGCCACATGAAGTGCTCCGCCACGTCGTGGTCGCCTCCGAGCGGCCACTGAATTACGTCTGCTGAGGAGCGGTTCGCTGGGCAACACCGAGGGCGATCAGCTGCTAGAATTGCGGGGAGGAAATCACCGGAAACATCGCCCCCGAGGCAACCGATCGCCATCGCTTCCGGACGCTCAGTTTGTCCGGAGCCGTCTCCTCTGCTCACCTTTCAGCAATGTAGCATGCCATGTCTGATTCGAAGCCTTCCCGGTCTGATTCAAACACTTCATTGCCGCGCCGAGAACTTCTGGCGTATGCGGCCGCATTTGGTCCTGCATTTCTGGCGGCCAACGGTCTGACGGCCGCCGACGCACCTGGCGCAAAGCCACGCGTGGATGCGGGAAAGAAGTACGCCATGAAGAAATCCATCAACCTGTGGGCCTTTCCCTACCCGCAAGAGATGACGTTGATGGACTGTCTGCGCCTGGCGCACGATGCCGGCTTCGATGCGGTGGAGATCAATTTCGATCTGGAAAGCGATGTCTCGATCAAAGCCAGCGAACAGGATCTGCAACAGATCGGCCGCC
This region includes:
- a CDS encoding serine/threonine-protein kinase, producing the protein MNDAPGDSQRLDEVIAGYLHAEEAGEAPTTDALLADHPELADGLREFLADRDHVHDLAGIAGEPPRRRFVPPKVRYFGDYELLDEIARGGMGVIYKARQTSLNRTVAIKMILSGHLASDEDIERFKTEAEAAGNLRHPSIVAVHEVGRHDDHHYFSMDYIEGRSLAEIVRENPLPARKAAEYVQSIAAAVQYAHEQGTLHRDLKPSNVLVDAADRIHITDFGLAMRVEGDSDLTRTGQVLGTPSYMSPEQAQGRRGLIGPASDVYSLGVILYELLTGRPPFKGESSVQTIQQLIESEPASPRLLNPKVPADLETICLKCLQKQPHRRYLTAESLRADLERWRSGQPITARPVGRIERSWRWCRRNPSTAGLLASILTLVLGVFLATIWFVNDRGNRRAEAIRDAAEQAERLSRLQLGIEDAIENAYLLREQSWKLADRSQEWASAIASARSAQRRAESLVEQDSHRIPPVLLEQLDELNRDLDADERDQQFAARFDAIRLAASEVNVESAKFRGDRIFARTSEALAELGLVIGGTPVSEAGASILSLPTAVQETRISSLDLCLSHIVDAEPGDEDWLLTVLAAVDSDPWRNDVRRAIAESDHPRLRQLAAAVDVAPHTPPLLIHMARALSRAGFKDDAIRLLMRLNLVRPDDFWGNHSLGYLFSSSQVNRPEASLRFFHTAVALRPESAGAWLNLGLTLAEQNDLHGAVTAFRRAIGIEPEYASAWNSLGVVYSRLGEHENAANALRNAIDLQPEYALAHANLGDMRRRSGDIAGAILAFQQALDLEPDNRKWAKALIEMCLDAGALQQAIAGHERWIERGAPSHKDYLELAFLLRYTGDIAGYRGVCRTMFEEFAGSESVARRHSLLTACLSFPEGEVTPEILEIAEQHAQSRARIHRRMLGLAYYRVGGDEEALAILLTTTGEDLSVNSQLGSLLCLALVQLRLDKLDAARETIRAARRTAARSTRAGVPWSVQASMWREVKAAIEGKLDEPIPILPPLYNREARLPAWLKD
- a CDS encoding sigma-70 family RNA polymerase sigma factor encodes the protein MPSHPPTPERLERFRHYLTLLARMQIGDRHRRKLDPSDVVNDTLFAAYQKRDQFRGVNDAELAAWLRRILANNLADAFRGLHRERRDIDRERALSADLDDSCTRLEDWLIAMQTSPSGRAVRSEQLMRLAWALGELPEDQREAIELHHIHGCPISELAQRMERTSPSVAGLLRRGLKRLRELLQEPDTGM